A single Drosophila ananassae strain 14024-0371.13 chromosome 3L, ASM1763931v2, whole genome shotgun sequence DNA region contains:
- the LOC6494221 gene encoding tudor domain-containing protein 5 isoform X1, which produces MEDQYSRSYVKTVLHSLVVSSPIFMTIDKLQRDYRTEEGCNVPFARLGYKSLEGFLLDLPDTFSVTGSGFSAIVRAVASTKSEHIQKFVQQQKKPSYKRGPGNRRNHRFHYQSNQRSDMVFINEKPGILSARPTPRSSYQPQVAVSCQPNYSRLQYPVNYPYQGYMQPDLVSYLNYSSQMFPNYSFNPQQYPNYNNLSYPVYNPTSCINLNTLVWAGWQQLSNYYIEVERQRQLTQAILISQNKLRSQPQRPLHPQRPPHPQPIKIPLKPKIPAASSNNAKIGEIVDSLSKLKVVHDTGEAKQSRPESLPDDKSVPKSPGSPSSDGEKPSDAESEIILKDPFNSDAEEPVAITASIVEKLDWTSSDEDEQAKQVPKTSDTREEKKLIPEEDYCNGYSSSDDGMDENAIPAYAVDDRVLNIDYPVDAVRSGFTLPQRDMEDTLDLDDRIEVQLVRVDNPHQFYFWIYNIDIDSYKAMNSNMQEFYDCHLTDKYIMPLCLLTTGHLCVVRSNTNGSWQRAEVLRHCPGTKKPVEVKLIDTGHVMNVSYTGVKYLMKEFANLPAQCFIGRLAYVTPWKGHTWSADAVNFFYKLVCFRRLYAKIESIKDDLIYVVLVDPDSTEHTRNLNKALIDSGWVRRCYTC; this is translated from the exons GTTACAGGCAGTGGGTTCAGTGCCATCGTGAGGGCAGTTGCCTCAACCAAGTCGGAGCACATTCAAAAGTTTGTCCAGCAACAAAAGAAGCCGAGCTACAAAAGAGGGCCAGGAAATCGCAGAAACCACAGATTCCACTACCAGAGTAACCAGAGATCTGATATGGTCTTTATAAACGAAAAGCCTGGCATCCTGAGTGCCAGACCGACCCCGAGGTCGAGCTATCAGCCACAAGTAGCCGTGTCCTGCCAACCCAATTATAGTCGCCTGCAATATCCTGTTAACTATCCCTATCAGGGATATATGCAGCCGGACCTGGTATCTTATTTAAACTATAGTAGCCAGATGTTCCCCAACTACTCCTTTAATCCGCAACAATACCCCAACTATAACAACTTGTCATATCCCGTCTACAACCCCACTTCTTGTattaatttaaacactttgGTTTGGGCCGGCTGGCAACAACTATCTAACTACTATATTGAAGTTGAGAGACAGAGGCAACTTACCCAGGCTATTCTTATTTCCCAGAATAAACTACGTTCTCAGCCGCAGCGGCCTCTCCACCCACAGCGGCCTCCACATCCACAGCCAATCAAAATTCCTTTAAAGCCAAAAATTCCAGcggccagcagcaacaacgcCAAAATTGGTGAAATTGTGGATTCTTTGTCAAAGCTGAAAGTTGTCCATGATACTGGAGAAGCTAAACAAAGTCGCCCAGAAAGTTTACCCGATGACAAAAGTGTACCCAAGTCCCCGGGCTCTCCGTCCTCTGATGGTGAAAAGCCATCTGATGCGGAATCAGAAATTATACTCAAGGATCCTTTTAACTCTGATGCTGAAGAACCCGTTGCTATTACAGCTAGTATTGTTGAAAAACTAGATTGGACCTCGAGCGATGAGGATGAGCAAGCTAAACAAGTTCCCAAGACCTCTGACACAAGAGAGGAAAAGAAACTGATCCCCGAGGAAGATTATTGCAATGGTTACTCCTCCTCTGACGACGGCATGGATGAAAATGCCATCCCAGCCTACGCTGTG GACGATCGAGTTTTAAATATCGACTATCCTGTAGATGCCGTTCGGTCCGGGTTCACACTTCCCCAGCGCGATATGGAAGACACCCTTGACTTAGATGATCGCATAGAGGTCCAGCTGGTGAGGGTCGACAATCCACACCAATTCTACTTCTGGATTTATAATATCGATATAGATTCCTACAAAGCCATGAACTCCAATATGCA AGAATTCTACGATTGCCATCTCACGGATAAGTATATAATGCCACTGTGTCTGCTGACCACGGGACATCTGTGCGTGGTGCGATCCAACACGAACGGCTCCTGGCAGCGGGCGGAGGTCTTGCGCCACTGTCCTGGGACTAAGAAACCCGTTGAGGTCAAGCTAATAGACACTGGACACGTCATGAACGTAAGCTACACCGGTGTCAAGTACTTGATGAAGGAGTTTGCCAATTTGCCGGCACAGTGTTTCATTGGCCGGCTGGCCTATGTTACGCCCTGGAAGGGCCACACCTGGTCGGCCGATGCTGTTAACTTCTTCTACAAGCTTGTCTGCTTTCGCAGACTCTATGCCAAAATCGAATCAATCAAG GACGATCTAATCTATGTGGTTCTGGTGGACCCCGATTCCACAGAGCACACTAGGAACTTGAACAAGGCGTTGATCGACTCTGGTTGGGTCCGGCGCTGTTACACTTGTTAA